The Tenebrio molitor chromosome 2, icTenMoli1.1, whole genome shotgun sequence DNA segment GATTGGGAGTTGTAGCTGtggtttaaacctattgtcggtgtcgttaacgtttatacaatggtaccctgccataaaatcgctgcagctctgggacaACTATAAGCACTGTCACATTGGAAGAAACTTCCgttcacattaattttaactaccGTTACTTACCCGTTTCAGATTCCTGTGTTCCTTTCTCATCAGCCAACCAACTTAAGGCATAAGTGCTGTTGGTAATGCAGTAAtactcattttttttcaaattgtgaACCATAAAAAAGCTACTTTGGCAGTTCGAATAAAGTACATTAATAACTAGGATTAAAAAGAACACATATCTATTACTAATTTCGAATTGCATGCTTATGAAGATTTTAACGTTTTTTAACTGACGCAGATACCGCGAAACTGATAAAACcgtaatatgtattataagctatttatttatgatatcAGCGGCGAGGATTTTACAGTTTTGGTTAAATGAAGGAGTGTAGGTTTGTGATAAGACAGCATTTTATCATAGTAAACATAGAAATCTCACAAACATAACTTCTTCCCTTTTTTGTGTATCGAcaacaaatataaataaaaaaaaattattggtttTGGATAGATTTAGTTTATCCGGTTTGTGAGCATTATTACTAACTGTCTAAAGTAAGTGTTATTACTGTGTGTGTCGGTTTTGCACTTAGGACCTATATGGTTTATCACgtaaattatttgttgtagTTGCCCAATCACAGatataatagctatttatgcaccaagggcgttacaacgatgattacgcccggagaacgatgaatccagctcgagggctttaacccgagagatggatatcgttcgatgggcgtaatcattcggtgacgatGTGGTggatacaaaattttatttttcactatacgtgttcttaaaaaaaaaattggcatctttgcaattttgaattgatgagggcgttatgaattcattacgcccgcttattcttattacgtcctgtattattccccggttgttatggacatgtttacgtatttcgtatcctaggagttatcatgcaattatactaaagtgaaaaataaaaatatttgtggaaCCCCCAGTTGTAAAATATGtctgttttttctttcagtaATATTGTAGCCAAAGCTGAACAATTATAACACTCAAAATTaggtttatattttttttgtggttttcaaaattcaattcacttaaaatacattttttttcatattgtatACTTTTGgcgcaaaatatttttcaaacgaAGGTTtatcgaaaataattttgggATTGGTTGATTAAACCGAATGTgactaattcaaaataaactaaaatgAGGCAAAGAAATCCTGTTCAAATTATACACGGCAATAAAGAAATTATGgttgtttatattttattggcTTTGAGTGTTATTCTAAAGGATTACCagtagaatttgttttttatttataatctaAGAAAAGAGAAAATGCAAGGTATAATATCTtgggatttatttattttttaaattatttggaaaCAAATACCAACATGACTTTTTTTCTaatgatacatatttatacggtgcgatcaattaaaaaataaatcgagtcgccgtgttacctatggcaacccatgctatagcataggctccgaagcaaactcgatttattttttaaatgatcgctcggtattatATTCTATATAGTTCAAAATTAGAAGTTATTAAGTAGTGTTTATTTACGCACATGGGGGCAGAAAATTTTGTCTAAATTACTTCGTATAGTTGAGCCtcctttaaataattttccgtTGCTTCGAACAAGAAAGTGAAGTCTCCCTGAAAGAACGTAACAGTCACTTTTCACAATTCttacaaaatgaaaataactCTTAATTAACAAACCACTCATATCATTTTCGAGCCTACTTCAACAACCTTGACTAATATTGTCTGTGCAAGATAATGTCAAATCTGATACTCCTGAGGAGTAATAGAGTGGTAGGTTAACAGttaagttattaaaaaatatttacttcatTGATTCTAAATTCTGGGCTGTGATTTCGAACCATTCTCACAGAAGTAGGAACGTCACATACTCCTTcgacttcaatttttttaatgttatacAGCATGGCGATGTACAGACCGGAATCCTTGATGccattactgaaaaaaatacaattgcgGAAAACGTTACCATTGCGTCAGTCATAtcgcatgttttttttttttaatttcacctcgtagtaggcgttgaagagtcgattatgaacgcactactcgtgtaaaaacgtaagattaaacagctgatccgtgatccgtaacccgtatagtgcgttcacaattgactcttcaacgcctactatgagataaaattaaaaaaaacacccgatatttacTCACTGGCTCATCACCAAGACTGAATTagacttttttaaaattgcgttcGTTTCATTACAAAAGTTGACGAAATCAGCAACGTTTTCAGGACGAGTAGCCTCTGAGGACCAGTTTTTCataacaataatttcaattattttctgaaaattgaaattgatcAAAACGTATTTAATAGAATAACAACGCAGTACAGTTTTGTCACCGATTGTTATCTGCACTGTTATCCAGTCGTAAGAATCGAATATTTTGGAGTCTCGGTGTACGAGATTTATCTTTTTTGTAAGTGTAATTTGTGGCATGTTCCTGTCGGGCCATATACgatttaaagtaattttattcACTGATACTATAACGGAGATGTTTTTATTTCCAACGAAGTTCCAGAACTGGAAGAGAGTGTCAGGTGTTGGTTCTTTCGTTATCGTAAATTTTCCAGGACATCTGAAACAATTAATCGTCTCTACACCGAAACATGCAGATACATCGTCGTAATCGAGACAATAAGGTGCACTCAAACTTAATTCTTTGCGAACTAAAACACAagataaatgaaattttatgatTTCAGATTTTGAAATGATTGTTACCAGATTTGTTGCCTGTTTTACGAGTACGTTTTATGGTATCAAGCCATTGTGTTTCTTGGACATATTTGAAGTATTTGTGAATCTGTTCTTCACTGAACAATATGGGTGTATTTGTCTGAAACGAATCACATTTGAAGGTGgtatcaattttaaaacaatattcaaaaattatgaaatgagCTAACAGGTAGTAGTTGATGTTGTTGATCAGATTTGGGTCACATTTGGCCAATCTATGActgattttgaaaatatcgatAGTACCATCTCGATTGGCAGTTCTAAAAGAAATGTCACACAGCAGAGCCAAACCCGTTCCTTCCACACCCGTACTGCAAAAAACCGAAAAgtgcataattttttattttgatcaaAATTACCTGCACTGAACCAAGATGGGTGATTTGGAATCCAAAGGAACTTTAGATGTCATTAGGAAAAAGAACATCAAAGGTAACGAAAAAAGAGAAGTAGAGGTGTTCCACCACGAACAGTACCGGTACAAGACGATCTGAAACAAGAGTGTACAATTTTACGTTTAAAATCAGGATAGACCCACATGTCGCGATGTCTTCTTGAAGGTAAGAATGAACTTTCGGCATTCGTAATCGAAGAAAATGTCGCAAGATTTGAAGGTGAGGGAAAGTTTGTGATGTCGTAAGTCTTCGTCTTTTACGTGCCAGTAATTCTCATCAGTTTCCTATAAATGTTAACcgtgaaaaattaaacttagCAATGTGGACAATCACCTGTTTGTCTTCCAAATGGTTATCGAGAAGAATAATGTGCTTGATATTTTCTTGCCAGATGAGTTTCCAGAATAAAGCAAATTTATCTGGTTCCGGTACCTTGGCAGCCAGATGGGATTTCTTCACGTGCTGACCCTGTGCATAAGAATGAAAAAACGTTCAAATGACTATAAACAATTTCTTACGTCAATATATTCTGTGTCCAAGTAGTCTATTAAAATATCGTCGATTATGGTTTCGTAAATCTTAACTGTATTGAGAATTTCctaaaaaagtaataaatctAAGTGCTCTCAATAGAATTGTGGAAAAAGCTGTGACAAGATTTCAGTACAGAAATTAGTTTTCAGATAGATGAAATTTTTACCTTATGTTGACGTACAAGTTCATCATTTTTTAGGGAATTTTTAACGTAATCGGGATATTTAGTTATTTTGACGGGTTTCGAATAAGTTTCAGTGTTTCGTTCGTAATCTTCCCTATTATTGCTTGACTTCTACAACAATAACTTGCagaaaattttagttaaattaaGGAATTGGTAACTTACGGATTTCACTAGAAATTTTCTAAATGCAATAGCGATGGGAATTATAAGTAACAGCGATAATAGACCCAGTAGACGTAAATCTTGTGGCACGTCGACGGGTTCGCCCAAAGTATGAACCTGATAAGAGTACAGCTTGTAGCtgcttttattttcaatagtGTTGGTTAATAAGATTGTGACGTTATAAGTGGTTGCTTGTTTTAAAGATGAACTCGAGCTCCTATTACAATCATTTATCGTATAATTATCTTGACCAATTTTAAAGTGCACAGGACTTTTTAGTTGACATTGGTATAAAATCTTGAATTTGGATAAGTTTACGTGGTGGTTCTCTTGTAATCGTGTTAACGATTTTACATTGTCATGGTTGTTGAAGTTTTCatccaataaaaataaaaataattcatatttatttgtatcgTCTCTATTGGTACTTTTGATTGGCGAGATCTCTATCGTTATTGTATCATTTGAAGTGGAAATTTTTGGTTCGGTGGAGAACAAAGGAAGAGCAGGAGGGCTCGTGTCATTCTTAACTAATTCTTCGCCATTGTAACCATTAAATGCTTCAATTCTAATCCTGAAtggagtcgattttaataaacgtTTTTCTTCTATCTGTAAAACATTCAATAAAAGCAAGGCGAACAACGAAACGATCTTACTTACTTTATATTCGTAGAAAGGCTTGTAATTAGTAACAGGAAAACTATCATGaagattattttttgtagaattGTGGTAAAGAACTGAGATATTAAAGAACGTGATTAGTCCGCTGGTTTCATTAGGATGACCCCATGTTAGTTCGAAGTCGTTTTGAAGATTCCAATGGATGGTAAGATTATTTGGCTTTTTCGATGGTTCTAAAATTGGGAATGAAATAAGATTTGCTTTAAAACATTATAAAGAGTTAGTGATTAGAAGTTTCCTTATTAATTAACACAATGTTAATTGTTCACTAAGTACAATCTAAGCACAAGTATtatctaataaaatattatatactGCACCGATTTTAGGGGTTCCCACAACTACTGCTGTCTGACCAAAACTATTTGGATGTTCATTTTTAGCTTGAACCTAGAACcgcaattttttattctagCTAATTTATTCGTAGTAGAAATCTCACTTTTATAgaatatttcttaattttttccaaccgACTTAGTGTAATGCATTGATATCCTGGCCAAAGTGTGCAAGGTAAATCTTTGAAAGTTTCCATTTCtcctttattattattattatctactTCTTCATAAGTAACTTTATAAAGGTCCAACTTCCCCGTTGGAGGATACGGTGGCATCCATCGAATTGATAtggaattttcattttttgaaaaaatcgttAGATCTCTTACCACATTAGGGGGGTCTGACAAGGTTTGAAATGATTT contains these protein-coding regions:
- the LOC138122811 gene encoding receptor-type tyrosine-protein phosphatase mu-like isoform X1 — encoded protein: MQFEISNRYVFFLILVINVLYSNCQSSFFMVHNLKKNEYYCITNSTYALSWLADEKGTQESETESQFIPHAPLFRLGIEGDDSKWTYVYRNNQRILDRRWETIRTYKTVEKKNDTLQFITVASKLKQNFQISLSIRISKQAHILLCDGEIIEESNCYWFLLMAFGGTKTELRKCARGTIPVLSNVTVSKSCETPIQTIMHNNSDSQYLTNKEWRHFELSKKDNRFSFKRLNNKDAIIQYDDGQNVYSVTHMMIHSKDTVTGLWKIHKVPYFYTNYSTNQQTTVERNPKNGVVCLSLFVKMCSNCKITLTLSEANNESNILKEETYSSQETWKEIKLFVDNVQTNSTLFISTIANNQRDVFWNIEPHIRECNNTEHRMIKSRRKLKCQLISNKDDDVISLDDDAKPTVLENNCADDAVTRHCIPCPLFLNQTCGQLKVCEKDGTELKCSCSAGWKYPTCGSKCDSGSYGMNCKKRCGHCSRHSCDFDNGKCEPCSDNYVGAKCDMPPGQVFSEPPVVSDIKYSEAKVKVENFELLNKKHTDSPDSYYVEYRKAEGNSEWMASDQRNPFNKSAIIKLQYLEPNTKYIVRGIIITINDKIFIDEQLPHAAFTTKCYEIKDEDFISNSYNTSIRVTFKSKTLTQFCNFTISLIGTSHAKESSHPKPIRYNIQQNTIFPLKLENDTYCFKNLTPYTNYQIIVKKNQTKLDRAVRTIEGVPGAIVNLGIKDIRDSSARLTWQSPENFNGQFVKYVVRYQLVSHKSCKTSNGKTFPIKQLSAEETDVTVSGLVPYAKYSFSVSAWNRKIEGPPVNVTQDTFASDTISDDEIPELKWKIEARSVKLHYSSMACSIMRGSLQIRIKKSCSNEWCDNFVEKEKECDFENTFCLVHVIPYSDYTFNIKFCRNSTCAKTVRSKSFQTLSDPPNVVRDLTIFSKNENSISIRWMPPYPPTGKLDLYKVTYEEVDNNNNKGEMETFKDLPCTLWPGYQCITLSRLEKIKKYSIKVQAKNEHPNSFGQTAVVVGTPKIEPSKKPNNLTIHWNLQNDFELTWGHPNETSGLITFFNISVLYHNSTKNNLHDSFPVTNYKPFYEYKIEEKRLLKSTPFRIRIEAFNGYNGEELVKNDTSPPALPLFSTEPKISTSNDTITIEISPIKSTNRDDTNKYELFLFLLDENFNNHDNVKSLTRLQENHHVNLSKFKILYQCQLKSPVHFKIGQDNYTINDCNRSSSSSLKQATTYNVTILLTNTIENKSSYKLYSYQVHTLGEPVDVPQDLRLLGLLSLLLIIPIAIAFRKFLVKSKSSNNREDYERNTETYSKPVKITKYPDYVKNSLKNDELVRQHKEILNTVKIYETIIDDILIDYLDTEYIDGQHVKKSHLAAKVPEPDKFALFWKLIWQENIKHIILLDNHLEDKQETDENYWHVKDEDLRHHKLSLTFKSCDIFFDYECRKFILTFKKTSRHIVLYRYCSWWNTSTSLFSLPLMFFFLMTSKVPLDSKSPILVQCSTGVEGTGLALLCDISFRTANRDGTIDIFKISHRLAKCDPNLINNINYYLLAHFIIFEYCFKIDTTFKCDSFQTNTPILFSEEQIHKYFKYVQETQWLDTIKRTRKTGNKSVRKELSLSAPYCLDYDDVSACFGVETINCFRCPGKFTITKEPTPDTLFQFWNFVGNKNISVIVSVNKITLNRIWPDRNMPQITLTKKINLVHRDSKIFDSYDWITVQITIGDKTKIIEIIVMKNWSSEATRPENVADFVNFCNETNAILKKSNSVLVMSHNGIKDSGLYIAMLYNIKKIEVEGVCDVPTSVRMVRNHSPEFRINEGDFTFLFEATENYLKEAQLYEVI
- the LOC138122811 gene encoding receptor-type tyrosine-protein phosphatase mu-like isoform X16; this translates as MIKSTQKLKCQLISKEDHDVISFDDDAKPTVLKNNCADDAVTRHCIPCPLFLNQTCGQLKICEKDGTQIKCSCSAGWKYPTCGSRCDSGFYGMNCKKRCGHCSEHSCDFVNGKCDRCSDNYVGAKCDILPGEIRGLTITDIRDSSVRLKWQSPESFNGQFVKYVVTYQLVSHKSCKTSNGITFPIKQLSAEETDVTVSGLVPYAKYSFSVSAWNREVGGPPVTVIQDTFASDTISDDEIPELKWKIEARSVKLHYSSMACSIMRGSLQIRIKKSCSNEWCDNFVEKEKECDFENTFCLVHVIPYSDYTFNIKFCRNSTCAKTVRSKSFQTLSDPPNVVRDLTIFSKNENSISIRWMPPYPPTGKLDLYKVTYEEVDNNNNKGEMETFKDLPCTLWPGYQCITLSRLEKIKKYSIKVQAKNEHPNSFGQTAVVVGTPKIEPSKKPNNLTIHWNLQNDFELTWGHPNETSGLITFFNISVLYHNSTKNNLHDSFPVTNYKPFYEYKIEEKRLLKSTPFRIRIEAFNGYNGEELVKNDTSPPALPLFSTEPKISTSNDTITIEISPIKSTNRDDTNKYELFLFLLDENFNNHDNVKSLTRLQENHHVNLSKFKILYQCQLKSPVHFKIGQDNYTINDCNRSSSSSLKQATTYNVTILLTNTIENKSSYKLYSYQVHTLGEPVDVPQDLRLLGLLSLLLIIPIAIAFRKFLVKSKSSNNREDYERNTETYSKPVKITKYPDYVKNSLKNDELVRQHKEILNTVKIYETIIDDILIDYLDTEYIDGQHVKKSHLAAKVPEPDKFALFWKLIWQENIKHIILLDNHLEDKQETDENYWHVKDEDLRHHKLSLTFKSCDIFFDYECRKFILTFKKTSRHIVLYRYCSWWNTSTSLFSLPLMFFFLMTSKVPLDSKSPILVQCSTGVEGTGLALLCDISFRTANRDGTIDIFKISHRLAKCDPNLINNINYYLLAHFIIFEYCFKIDTTFKCDSFQTNTPILFSEEQIHKYFKYVQETQWLDTIKRTRKTGNKSVRKELSLSAPYCLDYDDVSACFGVETINCFRCPGKFTITKEPTPDTLFQFWNFVGNKNISVIVSVNKITLNRIWPDRNMPQITLTKKINLVHRDSKIFDSYDWITVQITIGDKTKIIEIIVMKNWSSEATRPENVADFVNFCNETNAILKKSNSVLVMSHNGIKDSGLYIAMLYNIKKIEVEGVCDVPTSVRMVRNHSPEFRINEGDFTFLFEATENYLKEAQLYEVI
- the LOC138122811 gene encoding receptor-type tyrosine-protein phosphatase mu-like isoform X12, with product MCSNCKITLTLSEANNESNILKEETYSSQETWKEIKLFVDNVQTNSTLFISTIANNQRDVFWNIEPHIRECNNTEHRMIKSRRKLKCQLISNKDDDVISLDDDAKPTVLENNCADDAVTRHCIPCPLFLNQTCGQLKVCEKDGTELKCSCSAGWKYPTCGSKCDSGSYGMNCKKRCGHCSRHSCDFDNGKCEPCSDNYVGAKCDMPPGQVFSEPPVVSDIKYSEAKVKVENFELLNKKHTDSPDSYYVEYRKAEGNSEWMASDQRNPFNKSAIIKLQYLEPNTKYIVRGIIITINDKIFIDEQLPHAAFTTKCYEIKDEDFISNSYNTSIRVTFKSKTLTQFCNFTISLIGTSHAKESSHPKPIRYNIQQNTIFPLKLENDTYCFKNLTPYTNYQIIVKKNQTKLDRAVRTIEGVPGAIVNLGIKDIRDSSARLTWQSPENFNGQFVKYVVRYQLVSHKSCKTSNGKTFPIKQLSAEETDVTVSGLVPYAKYSFSVSAWNRKIEGPPVNVTQDTFASDTISDDEIPELKWKIEARSVKLHYSSMACSIMRGSLQIRIKKSCSNEWCDNFVEKEKECDFENTFCLVHVIPYSDYTFNIKFCRNSTCAKTVRSKSFQTLSDPPNVVRDLTIFSKNENSISIRWMPPYPPTGKLDLYKVTYEEVDNNNNKGEMETFKDLPCTLWPGYQCITLSRLEKIKKYSIKVQAKNEHPNSFGQTAVVVGTPKIEPSKKPNNLTIHWNLQNDFELTWGHPNETSGLITFFNISVLYHNSTKNNLHDSFPVTNYKPFYEYKIEEKRLLKSTPFRIRIEAFNGYNGEELVKNDTSPPALPLFSTEPKISTSNDTITIEISPIKSTNRDDTNKYELFLFLLDENFNNHDNVKSLTRLQENHHVNLSKFKILYQCQLKSPVHFKIGQDNYTINDCNRSSSSSLKQATTYNVTILLTNTIENKSSYKLYSYQVHTLGEPVDVPQDLRLLGLLSLLLIIPIAIAFRKFLVKSKSSNNREDYERNTETYSKPVKITKYPDYVKNSLKNDELVRQHKEILNTVKIYETIIDDILIDYLDTEYIDGQHVKKSHLAAKVPEPDKFALFWKLIWQENIKHIILLDNHLEDKQETDENYWHVKDEDLRHHKLSLTFKSCDIFFDYECRKFILTFKKTSRHIVLYRYCSWWNTSTSLFSLPLMFFFLMTSKVPLDSKSPILVQCSTGVEGTGLALLCDISFRTANRDGTIDIFKISHRLAKCDPNLINNINYYLLAHFIIFEYCFKIDTTFKCDSFQTNTPILFSEEQIHKYFKYVQETQWLDTIKRTRKTGNKSVRKELSLSAPYCLDYDDVSACFGVETINCFRCPGKFTITKEPTPDTLFQFWNFVGNKNISVIVSVNKITLNRIWPDRNMPQITLTKKINLVHRDSKIFDSYDWITVQITIGDKTKIIEIIVMKNWSSEATRPENVADFVNFCNETNAILKKSNSVLVMSHNGIKDSGLYIAMLYNIKKIEVEGVCDVPTSVRMVRNHSPEFRINEGDFTFLFEATENYLKEAQLYEVI
- the LOC138122811 gene encoding receptor-type tyrosine-protein phosphatase mu-like isoform X8, which translates into the protein MGFRGNKTELRKCAEGTIPVLSNIAVPKSCETPIQTIMHNNSDSRYLTNKEWRHFELSKKDNKLSFKRLNNKDAIIQYDDGEKAYSITHMMIHSKNSVTALWKIHKVPYLYTNYSTNQKTTVEISPKNGVICLSLFVKMCSNCKITLTLSEINNETNILKEETYSSQEKWKEIKLFVDNVQTNATLFISTITNNQRDVFWNIDPHIRECNNTEHRMIKSTQKLKCQLISKEDHDVISFDDDAKPTVLKNNCADDAVTRHCIPCPLFLNQTCGQLKICEKDGTQIKCSCSAGWKYPTCGSRCDSGFYGMNCKKRCGHCSEHSCDFVNGKCDRCSDNYVGAKCDILPGEIRGLTITDIRDSSVRLKWQSPESFNGQFVKYVVTYQLVSHKSCKTSNGITFPIKQLSAEETDVTVSGLVPYAKYSFSVSAWNREVGGPPVTVIQDTFASDTISDDEIPELKWKIEARSVKLHYSSMACSIMRGSLQIRIKKSCSNEWCDNFVEKEKECDFENTFCLVHVIPYSDYTFNIKFCRNSTCAKTVRSKSFQTLSDPPNVVRDLTIFSKNENSISIRWMPPYPPTGKLDLYKVTYEEVDNNNNKGEMETFKDLPCTLWPGYQCITLSRLEKIKKYSIKVQAKNEHPNSFGQTAVVVGTPKIEPSKKPNNLTIHWNLQNDFELTWGHPNETSGLITFFNISVLYHNSTKNNLHDSFPVTNYKPFYEYKIEEKRLLKSTPFRIRIEAFNGYNGEELVKNDTSPPALPLFSTEPKISTSNDTITIEISPIKSTNRDDTNKYELFLFLLDENFNNHDNVKSLTRLQENHHVNLSKFKILYQCQLKSPVHFKIGQDNYTINDCNRSSSSSLKQATTYNVTILLTNTIENKSSYKLYSYQVHTLGEPVDVPQDLRLLGLLSLLLIIPIAIAFRKFLVKSKSSNNREDYERNTETYSKPVKITKYPDYVKNSLKNDELVRQHKEILNTVKIYETIIDDILIDYLDTEYIDGQHVKKSHLAAKVPEPDKFALFWKLIWQENIKHIILLDNHLEDKQETDENYWHVKDEDLRHHKLSLTFKSCDIFFDYECRKFILTFKKTSRHIVLYRYCSWWNTSTSLFSLPLMFFFLMTSKVPLDSKSPILVQCSTGVEGTGLALLCDISFRTANRDGTIDIFKISHRLAKCDPNLINNINYYLLAHFIIFEYCFKIDTTFKCDSFQTNTPILFSEEQIHKYFKYVQETQWLDTIKRTRKTGNKSVRKELSLSAPYCLDYDDVSACFGVETINCFRCPGKFTITKEPTPDTLFQFWNFVGNKNISVIVSVNKITLNRIWPDRNMPQITLTKKINLVHRDSKIFDSYDWITVQITIGDKTKIIEIIVMKNWSSEATRPENVADFVNFCNETNAILKKSNSVLVMSHNGIKDSGLYIAMLYNIKKIEVEGVCDVPTSVRMVRNHSPEFRINEGDFTFLFEATENYLKEAQLYEVI
- the LOC138122811 gene encoding receptor-type tyrosine-protein phosphatase mu-like isoform X3 — translated: MGFRGNKTELRKCAEGTIPVLSNIAVPKSCETPIQTIMHNNSDSRYLTNKEWRHFELSKKDNKLSFKRLNNKDAIIQYDDGEKAYSITHMMIHSKNSVTALWKIHKVPYLYTNYSTNQKTTVEISPKNGVICLSLFVKMCSNCKITLTLSEINNETNILKEETYSSQEKWKEIKLFVDNVQTNATLFISTITNNQRDVFWNIDPHIRECNNTEHRMIKSRRKLKCQLISNKDDDVISLDDDAKPTVLENNCADDAVTRHCIPCPLFLNQTCGQLKVCEKDGTELKCSCSAGWKYPTCGSKCDSGSYGMNCKKRCGHCSRHSCDFDNGKCEPCSDNYVGAKCDMPPGQVFSEPPVVSDIKYSEAKVKVENFELLNKKHTDSPDSYYVEYRKAEGNSEWMASDQRNPFNKSAIIKLQYLEPNTKYIVRGIIITINDKIFIDEQLPHAAFTTKCYEIKDEDFISNSYNTSIRVTFKSKTLTQFCNFTISLIGTSHAKESSHPKPIRYNIQQNTIFPLKLENDTYCFKNLTPYTNYQIIVKKNQTKLDRAVRTIEGVPGAIVNLGIKDIRDSSARLTWQSPENFNGQFVKYVVRYQLVSHKSCKTSNGKTFPIKQLSAEETDVTVSGLVPYAKYSFSVSAWNRKIEGPPVNVTQDTFASDTISDDEIPELKWKIEARSVKLHYSSMACSIMRGSLQIRIKKSCSNEWCDNFVEKEKECDFENTFCLVHVIPYSDYTFNIKFCRNSTCAKTVRSKSFQTLSDPPNVVRDLTIFSKNENSISIRWMPPYPPTGKLDLYKVTYEEVDNNNNKGEMETFKDLPCTLWPGYQCITLSRLEKIKKYSIKVQAKNEHPNSFGQTAVVVGTPKIEPSKKPNNLTIHWNLQNDFELTWGHPNETSGLITFFNISVLYHNSTKNNLHDSFPVTNYKPFYEYKIEEKRLLKSTPFRIRIEAFNGYNGEELVKNDTSPPALPLFSTEPKISTSNDTITIEISPIKSTNRDDTNKYELFLFLLDENFNNHDNVKSLTRLQENHHVNLSKFKILYQCQLKSPVHFKIGQDNYTINDCNRSSSSSLKQATTYNVTILLTNTIENKSSYKLYSYQVHTLGEPVDVPQDLRLLGLLSLLLIIPIAIAFRKFLVKSKSSNNREDYERNTETYSKPVKITKYPDYVKNSLKNDELVRQHKEILNTVKIYETIIDDILIDYLDTEYIDGQHVKKSHLAAKVPEPDKFALFWKLIWQENIKHIILLDNHLEDKQETDENYWHVKDEDLRHHKLSLTFKSCDIFFDYECRKFILTFKKTSRHIVLYRYCSWWNTSTSLFSLPLMFFFLMTSKVPLDSKSPILVQCSTGVEGTGLALLCDISFRTANRDGTIDIFKISHRLAKCDPNLINNINYYLLAHFIIFEYCFKIDTTFKCDSFQTNTPILFSEEQIHKYFKYVQETQWLDTIKRTRKTGNKSVRKELSLSAPYCLDYDDVSACFGVETINCFRCPGKFTITKEPTPDTLFQFWNFVGNKNISVIVSVNKITLNRIWPDRNMPQITLTKKINLVHRDSKIFDSYDWITVQITIGDKTKIIEIIVMKNWSSEATRPENVADFVNFCNETNAILKKSNSVLVMSHNGIKDSGLYIAMLYNIKKIEVEGVCDVPTSVRMVRNHSPEFRINEGDFTFLFEATENYLKEAQLYEVI
- the LOC138122811 gene encoding receptor-type tyrosine-protein phosphatase mu-like isoform X9, which codes for MGFRGNKTELRKCAEGTIPVLSNIAVPKSCETPIQTIMHNNSDSRYLTNKEWRHFELSKKDNKLSFKRLNNKDAIIQYDDGEKAYSITHMMIHSKNSVTALWKIHKVPYLYTNYSTNQKTTVEISPKNGVICLSLFVKMCSNCKITLTLSEINNETNILKEETYSSQEKWKEIKLFVDNVQTNATLFISTITNNQRDVFWNIDPHIRECNNTEHRMIKSTQKLKCQLISKEDHDVISFDDDAKPTVLKNNCADDAVTRHCIPCPLFLNQTCGQLKICEKDGTQIKCSCSAGWKYPTCGSRCDSGFYGMNCKKRCGHCSEHSCDFVNGKCDRCSDNYVGAKCDILPGEIRGLTITDIRDSSVRLKWQSPESFNGQFVKYVVTYQLVSHKSCKTSNGITFPIKQLSAEETDVTVSGLVPYAKYSFSVSAWNREVGGPPVTVIQDTFASDTISDTEIPKFNRKIEAHSVKLYFSSIDCSIIRGPLQIKIKKRCSNKWCVNSVEQETECDFENTSCLVPVIPYSDYTFYIKFCRNNTCAKTVQDSFQTMSEPPNVIRDLRIFSKNENSISIRWMPPYPPTGNLDLYKVTYKEVDTNNNKEEVETLKDLPCTLWPEYQCFTLSKLEKRKNYSIKVQAINENPNTPGQITTVGGTTKIEPSKKPNNLTIHWNLQNDFELTWGHPNETSGLITFFNISVLYHNSTKNNLHDSFPVTNYKPFYEYKIEEKRLLKSTPFRIRIEAFNGYNGEELVKNDTSPPALPLFSTEPKISTSNDTITIEISPIKSTNRDDTNKYELFLFLLDENFNNHDNVKSLTRLQENHHVNLSKFKILYQCQLKSPVHFKIGQDNYTINDCNRSSSSSLKQATTYNVTILLTNTIENKSSYKLYSYQVHTLGEPVDVPQDLRLLGLLSLLLIIPIAIAFRKFLVKSKSSNNREDYERNTETYSKPVKITKYPDYVKNSLKNDELVRQHKEILNTVKIYETIIDDILIDYLDTEYIDGQHVKKSHLAAKVPEPDKFALFWKLIWQENIKHIILLDNHLEDKQETDENYWHVKDEDLRHHKLSLTFKSCDIFFDYECRKFILTFKKTSRHIVLYRYCSWWNTSTSLFSLPLMFFFLMTSKVPLDSKSPILVQCSTGVEGTGLALLCDISFRTANRDGTIDIFKISHRLAKCDPNLINNINYYLLAHFIIFEYCFKIDTTFKCDSFQTNTPILFSEEQIHKYFKYVQETQWLDTIKRTRKTGNKSVRKELSLSAPYCLDYDDVSACFGVETINCFRCPGKFTITKEPTPDTLFQFWNFVGNKNISVIVSVNKITLNRIWPDRNMPQITLTKKINLVHRDSKIFDSYDWITVQITIGDKTKIIEIIVMKNWSSEATRPENVADFVNFCNETNAILKKSNSVLVMSHNGIKDSGLYIAMLYNIKKIEVEGVCDVPTSVRMVRNHSPEFRINEGDFTFLFEATENYLKEAQLYEVI